From the Aspergillus puulaauensis MK2 DNA, chromosome 1, nearly complete sequence genome, the window CGATCGATCACTAGTGATCGATCTCGAGAGCTACTGTACCCTTGTTCTTCCATTGTCGTCTTGCCTACTCGCCATCGAGTAACTACTGCCTACTACCATCTATAAACCGACCCCGATCTCACCTTGACCTTGCTTTCGCTACCTCTCGATGATCGCCCCTCAACCTCGGAAACGATGGTACACTTCCTCCGCGGTGAACGACCTTTCTCTTCGGTGCATCACCTCTTCAAAATGTTTCTTTCGTCACATCAGTCCAAGCATACGGACGAGGCGAACGACGTGACTGAGGACATGGACGAACCCCCGGATCACCGATTCCTTGATACGTCCCCGACCATGGACGATGGCATCGTCTACATGAAGTCCCCGACAAGCATGACTGATCGAAATGAATCCCTCCTCACGCGTGCTCTCAAGAGCAGCCCCGTTGGCAGCCCTACCGACCAACCTACCTTATCCCATGACCAGACATTCTACCGCCAATATTCGTACGGCAACATCAGCGGTATCTCAACTGCTGAATTGACCAGTGATGGTGGCTTAACAAGCCCTTCATTATCTCACACTTCGAGTCCGCCACTTCCCTCTCAGATGCCCGCCAGACCTCCCCTGGCCACCCACAACAGTGGCAAGGAAGCCGGTGCTGATGGTACTGGTGAGTCTGCCATTGAAGCAAATCTTGGGCGTAAGAGGTGCATCAGCTTTGCGTGTGGGCGAAAAACGGAAGAACCTAAGCCACAGGTGCAAACGCCACGCAGGGCGTCTCCCGCCAAAGACAATGAGCCGACCGCAACGGAGCCAAAACGGAAGACAACACTCACGTTTGTGTGTCCTGCAAGAGCTCCCGAGTCCAAGCGAGAACGATCTCCCGTTCGGAGAGGTTCCCTACAGAATCGCCCTCGTGGATCCCCTGCTCCTTGTGCACGCAAGGCGTCCTCCGAAAAGAAACCTTCCCCAAAAATTACCGTTCCCCATCAGCAGAAGCCCGCGTCCCCGGAGCTTAAGGTGCCTTCTGACCCTAGAGGAGTCCCAATGAAAGGTTTGGGAAAATTCGAAGATTCGGAGGCGACACGATTTCATGAGTTTGGAAGTTCCTTCGAAGAGGACGCCGAGTGGGTCAATAGGGCCGCCGACTACAAAGAGAAAATCACCTTGAACGACTGcatgaggaaggagaacGCCATCAGGAAGCTTGCTGaggaggcggaagaagaggctttggacgaagaggacgatgacgcCGATCTTCCAGACGACTCTTCTACCCTGCATGACTTCTCAtccgacgaggatgatggaaACGAGTCTGACAACGAAGCCGGCTTTGCGGATTCcgacgacagcgacgggCCGTCCGAGTACGAATTCTGGGCCCCTGGTAGTACGACCGCTGCCACCAGTCCTCTCGAACCTCCTCGCTTTACCTTCAGCCGCAGGGACTCAGCAATGTCTTTTGACTCGATGACTGAAGATTACCCACGTCGAAACTGGCCCCCAACTCTCGCTGGAAAGAGTGCTGGTCGGCCAATCAAGATTCCCCGAATGCGCCCCGGAACTCCCGATTTGCCTGACAGTACCGATTTTGTATGTGGAACACTGGACGAGGACCGACCGTTGGAAGCCGCCTACAAATCTTGCCTCGAGCAACGTCGTCTTTCCAAGCAAGTTGTTATTCCCCAAGACATCGACCCAAGCTTTCCTACTTCCGACgttgaagatgacgatgccgaggaagaggaggtagaCGCATCTGTCCCTGATGACGGACCTCGCGGGCGATCGGGAGGCGAACAATCCCGGAAGCCTTCTCCTCACCCCTCGCCGAAACGAATGGTTTCACCACCGCCTCGTCGACACGGTAAAGCGTCTCCCAAGCGCCTTCGCTCGCCGCCCCCCCCAATTAAGCTCAGGTCATCTGGAAAAGATGAGAGCTCGAAGAACGGGCCACCCACCGTGAAGCATGGTCTGAACATCAGCGAGCTGGTCCAACGCCCAACGTTGACTCGGACAAAATCTTTGCCTCGCACACCCAATCCATTCTTCGCCACGGAAAATTCTCACCAGTGGTCCGGCATTCTCCCTATTCAAGAGTCGCATGAGCGCGATTCATCACGCACTCGTGATACTTACACCCGAGGACCTGTCGATATTGTCGAGGGTCTTGAAAAGAAGCgccagaagagaaaagaaaagttcTGGCGCCAGCACTGCCGCAAAGCTGCCAAGGAGCAGACTCAACGGCGGCCCATCCCCGGAAAAGGCGCTGAACGCATGAAGGAGCTCGGCCTCGAAGTTGCTGAGAGGACGAGGGCCTTTGGCGTCGGCGAAAGCACACAGCTTGTCCTTTCCGTTTAGACACTTTCCCCCCTCGGGTTGGAAGAGAGAATCATTCACTACTTGTATATACTTGGATGTCTCTTCCCACGAGTGTCCCACTACCCTGCATCTATTAACGTGTCCCACGCCTTTCTTTaccctttctttttcctttttggcTTTGGGAAGGTCACTGTCTCTGCATTTACAGGACGAtcgctttttttcttctctatatatattatgcCCATTCTTTTCATTTTTACCTCTACCACCTTTAGTGTATGACTTTCTGTCTTCGGGAGCTTGATGGGggttttttttctttcttttcctttttgcatTGAGGCGGTTCATACGGAGTAGTATACCCCTTGCGTTGGCTTTGAGACTGTAGAACCTGGGTGCATAGCTGGAAGGCTGATTCAAGAGAAAATGAAATAAATCAAATTAACAATCTAATTGAACCGATTTTGAGTGACAATTTAAGAATACCTCGTAGTAGTTAGCAGACTGTTGGGCCCGTGAATGCCGAAAGAAGTGACTGAACAGCCGCGGCCGGGTCGGGTTAAGCGCTCGGTTAAGCGCCAAAGCAAGCGACCAGTCACTTCAACGTCACTTGGCCGGCCACCGCAATCTTCGTTCTTTTCGCTTGCTAGCCCAAGCACAGACGACTATAAACCGCAATCTCCCATCCAATTTCGCATCCCGCAGGACTTTCGGACGAACATTTGATCTGTTTCCAGCATGTGGATCATCAACTGGTGTAAGTAGCTTGTTGGTTTTTGTCAACTGCTATCTGGGTCCCCTCCTTCATGTCGAAACCTGGCCTAACCTCAGCCCTTCCCCCAACTGCGAACGCTCCCCATTTGCGTTTATTTTGACTTTCTGCTCCCCGCTCTCCGCGCTGCGTTGGTTT encodes:
- a CDS encoding DUF2457 domain-containing protein (COG:S;~EggNog:ENOG410PKDP;~InterPro:IPR018853), which encodes MVHFLRGERPFSSVHHLFKMFLSSHQSKHTDEANDVTEDMDEPPDHRFLDTSPTMDDGIVYMKSPTSMTDRNESLLTRALKSSPVGSPTDQPTLSHDQTFYRQYSYGNISGISTAELTSDGGLTSPSLSHTSSPPLPSQMPARPPLATHNSGKEAGADGTGESAIEANLGRKRCISFACGRKTEEPKPQVQTPRRASPAKDNEPTATEPKRKTTLTFVCPARAPESKRERSPVRRGSLQNRPRGSPAPCARKASSEKKPSPKITVPHQQKPASPELKVPSDPRGVPMKGLGKFEDSEATRFHEFGSSFEEDAEWVNRAADYKEKITLNDCMRKENAIRKLAEEAEEEALDEEDDDADLPDDSSTLHDFSSDEDDGNESDNEAGFADSDDSDGPSEYEFWAPGSTTAATSPLEPPRFTFSRRDSAMSFDSMTEDYPRRNWPPTLAGKSAGRPIKIPRMRPGTPDLPDSTDFVCGTLDEDRPLEAAYKSCLEQRRLSKQVVIPQDIDPSFPTSDVEDDDAEEEEVDASVPDDGPRGRSGGEQSRKPSPHPSPKRMVSPPPRRHGKASPKRLRSPPPPIKLRSSGKDESSKNGPPTVKHGLNISELVQRPTLTRTKSLPRTPNPFFATENSHQWSGILPIQESHERDSSRTRDTYTRGPVDIVEGLEKKRQKRKEKFWRQHCRKAAKEQTQRRPIPGKGAERMKELGLEVAERTRAFGVGESTQLVLSV